In the Acipenser ruthenus unplaced genomic scaffold, fAciRut3.2 maternal haplotype, whole genome shotgun sequence genome, one interval contains:
- the LOC117964941 gene encoding LOW QUALITY PROTEIN: glutamate receptor ionotropic, kainate 5-like (The sequence of the model RefSeq protein was modified relative to this genomic sequence to represent the inferred CDS: inserted 3 bases in 2 codons; deleted 1 base in 1 codon) codes for MPALPALLLLSIHFLFLFLTMVPPPYSQGAVLSSLRMAAILDDQTVCGRGERLALALARENINSITEVPAKARVEVEIFELQRDSQYETTDTMCQILPKGVVSVLGPASSPASGSTVSHICGEKEVPHVKIGPEETPRLPYLRFASVSLYPSNEDLSLALRAILSFFSFPSTSLICARQSLLRLEELVRHFLISRDTLSIRMLDDSQDPTPLLKEIRDDKIGTIIIDANASVSYLILRKAAELGMTSAFYKYILTTMDFPLLRLDDIVDEQSNILGFSMLNTTHPFYVEFLRSLNMSWRENCEMSLYPGPALSSALMFDAVHVVVSAVRELNRSQEIGVKPLSCTSPQIWQHGTSLMNYLRMVEYDGLTGRVEFNSKGQRTNYTLRILEKHRGGHKEIGIWYSNNTLAMNATTLDINVSETLTNKTLIITTILENPYVMRKSNYQELQGNGRYEGFCVDMLKELADILKFKFRIKLVDDGLYGAPEPNGSWTGMVGELINRKADLAVAGFTITAEREKVIDFSKPFMTLGISILYRMHMGRKPGYFSFLDPFSPAVWLFMLLAYLAVSCVLFLAARLSPYEWYNPHPCLQDRRDILENQYTLGNSLWFPVGGFMQQGSEIMPRALSTRCVSGVWWAFTLIIISSYTANLAAFLTVQRMEVPIESADDLADQTNIEYGTIHGGSTMTFFQNSRYQTYQRMWNYMQSKQPSVFVKSTEEGIARVVNSKYAFLLESTMNEYHRWLNCNLTQIGGLLDTKGYGIGMPLGSPFRDDITLAILQLQENNRLDILKRKWWEGGKCPKEEDHRAKGLGMENIGGIFVVLICGLIIAVFVAVMEFVWSTRRTAESDEISVCQEMLSEFQNAVSCKKTSRSRRRRPFPRRGRLSLSTPKPLRLVREMRLSNGKLYSGAGPLTGGGAHLLLLLQHPGGRGGGXGPSELGPGPQRLLEDPRSANTTPPAPPPPPXTPPPPQLQTPRSCTHIRICPECRRIQSLRAARGSGSCTLPLPLPLPLPRLSLPPPRPASSTSGSEESARQAASEQD; via the exons ccGCTATCCTTGATGATCAGACAGTGTGTGGTCGAGGGGAGAGGCTGGCTCTAGCTCTGGCTCGTGAGAATATTAACAGCATCACCGAGGTCCCAGCGAAGGCAAGGGTGGAGGTGGAGATATTCGAGCTGCAGAGAGACTCCCAGTACGAGACCACTGACACCA tgtgtcagATCTTGCCGAAGGGTGTGGTCTCTGTGTTAGGCCCCGCCTCCAGCCCCGCCTCTGGTTCTACTGTCAGTCACATCTGCGGGGAGAAAGAG GTCCCCCATGTGAAGATCGGTCCCGAGGAGACGCCCCGCCTGCCCTACCTGCGCTTTGCCTCGGTCAGCCTGTACCCCAGCAACGAGGACCTGAGCCTGGCCCTGAGAGCCATCCTGAGCTTCTTCAGCTTCCCCTCCACCAGCCTGATCTGCGCCAGGCAGA GTCTCCTGCGCTTGGAGGAGCTGGTGCGGCACTTCCTGATCTCGCGGGACACGCTGTCGATCCGCATGCTGGACGACAGCCAGGACCCCACCCCCCTGCTGAAGGAGATCCGGGACGACAAGATCGGCACCATCATCATCGACGCCAACGCCTCCGTGTCATACCTCATACTGAGGAAG gctgcaGAGTTGGGGATGACGTCAGCGTTCTACAAGTACATCCTCACGACTATG GATTTCCCTCTGCTCCGGTTGGATGATATAGTGGACGAGCAGTCTAACATCCTGGGCTTCTCCATGCTCAACACGACCCACCCGTTCTACGTGGAGTTCCTGAGGAGTCTCAACATGTCCTGGAGAGAGAACTGCGAGATGAGCCTGTACCCCGGGCCAGcg ctctcctcAGCTCTCATGTTTGATGCGGTGCACGTGGTAGTCAGTGCAGTGCGGGAGTTGAATCGCAGTCAGGAGATCGGGGTGAAGCCGCTGTCC TGCACCTCCCCTCAGATCTGGCAGCACGGGACCAGCCTCATGAACTACCTGAGGATG gtGGAGTATGATGGGCTCACTGGTCGCGTGGAGTTCAACAGTAAAGGCCAGAGAACCAACTACACCCTCCGAATCCTGGAGAAGCACCGCGGGGGTCACAAAGAG ATTGGTATCTGGTATTCTAACAACACGCTAGCGATGAACGCCACGACGCTGGATATCAACGTGTCAGAAACCCTGACCAACAAAACGCTGATCATCACCACCATATTG GAGAACCCGTACGTGATGCGCAAGTCGAACTACCAGGAGCTGCAGGGGAACGGTCGGTACGAGGGGTTCTGCGTGGACATGCTGAAGGAGCTCGCCGACATCCTCAAGTTCAAGTTTCGCATCAAGCTGGTGGACGACGGGCTGTACGGGGCGCCAGAACCCAACGGGTCCTGGACCGGCATGGTGGGGGAGCTGATCAACCGG aaagCTGACCTGGCGGTGGCTGGTTTCACCATCACAGCGGAGCGAGAGAAAGTGATCGACTTCTCCAAACCCTTCATGACCCTGGGGATCAGCATCCTGTACAGAATGCACatg ggTCGGAAGCCGGGGTACTTCTCGTTCCTCGATCCTTTCTCTCCAGCGGTCTGGCTCTTCATGCTGCTGGCATACCTGGCTGTGAGCTGCGTGCTGTTCCTGGCAGCCAG ACTCAGCCCCTACGAGTGGTACAACCCTCACCCCTGTTTGCAAGACCGACGGGACATTTTGGAAAACCAGTACACACTGGGAAACAGCCTGTGGTTCCCAGTGGGGGGATTCATGCAGCAGGGTTCCGAGATCATGCCGAGGGCCCTGTCAACACGCTGCGTCAGCGGGGTCTG GTGGGCCTTCACTCTGATCATCATCTCCTCGTACACGGCTAACCTCGCTGCCTTCCTCACCGTGCAGCGCATGGAGGTTCCCATCGAGTCGGCTGACGACCTGGCGGACCAAACCAACATCGAGTACGGGACCATCCACGGGGGGAGCACCATGACCTTCTTCCAG AACTCGCGGTACCAGACGTACCAGCGCATGTGGAACTACATGCAATCGAAGCAGCCCAGCGTGTTTGTGAAGAGCACTGAGGAGGGCATCGCCCGCGTGGTCAACTCCAAGTACGCCTTCCTGCTGGAGAGCACCATGAACGAGTACCACCGCTGGCTCAACTGCAACCTCACCCAGATCGGGGGGCTGCTGGACACCAAGGGCTACGGCATCGGCATGCCCCTGG GCTCCCCGTTCCGTGACGATATCACCCTGGCGATCCTGCAGCTGCAGGAGAACAACCGTCTGGACATCCTGAAGAGGAAGTGGTGGGAGGGAGGCAAGTGTCCCAAAGAGGAGGACCACCGGGCCAAGG GGCTGGGGATGGAGAATATCGGAGGGATCTTCGTGGTTCTGATCTGCGGGCTGATCATCGCGGTCTTCGTCGCTGTCATGGAGTTCGTGTGGTCGACGCGGCGCACGGCAGAATCAGACGAG aTCTCGGTGTGTCAGGAGATGCTCAGTGAGTTCCAGAACGCGGTCTCCTGTAAGAAGACGTCTCGTTCCCGGAGGAGACGCCCCTTCCCCCGCCGCGGCCGGCTCTCCCTCTCCACCCCGAAGCCCCTCCGCCTGGTCCGGGAGATGCGACTGAGCAACGGCAAGCTCTACTCGGGGGCCGGGCCCCTGACCGGGGGGGGGGCAcacctcctgctcctcctccaacACCCTGGGGGCCGCGGCGGCG GGGGCCCCTCGGAGCTGGGCCCGGGGCCCCAGAGACTCCTGGAAGACCCCCGGAGCGCCAACAccaccccccccgccccccccccaccgcc caccccccctcccccgcaGCTACAAACCCCCAGGAGCTGCACCCACATCCGGATCTGCCCGGAGTGTCGGAGGATACAGAGCCTTCGAGCAGCGAGGGGGAGCGGCTCCTGCACCCTGcccctccccctgcccctcccgCTGCCCCGCCTCTCCCTCCCGCCCCCTCGCCCCGCCTCCTCCACCTCTGGCAGCGAGGAGAGCGCCAGGCAGGCTGCCAGCGAGCAGGActga